TTCGGCGGTGCTGCTGGCCGATCGGCAGATCGCGCTGGGCGACGAGCTGGCCGGCCACTTGCCCCGGCTTGCCGCCGAGGGGCTGACGCCGGTGCTGATCGCCGTCGACGGCGCATGCGTTGCGCTCGCGGCGCTGGGCGACGAGTTGCGGGCCGATGCTTTGCCGTCGGTCGAAGCGCTGCGGGCCCTGGGGTGGGACGTTGGCATCCTCTCTGGCGATCACCCGCTGCTGGTCGAACGTGTGGCTCGCGAGGTCGGCGTCGACATCGCCGCAGCGCGAGGGGGACTTTCGCCCGAGGACAAACTGGCAGCGGTGCGCGAATATCCGGCCGAGCAGTGCGTGGTCATGGTCGGCGACGGCGTGAATGACAGCGCGGCCCTGGCCGCGGCGACCGTCGGTGTGGCGGTGCATGGCGGGGCCGAGGTGAGCCTGCAGGCGGCCACGGTCTATCTGTCGCGCGGCGAATTGAGCGGACTGGTCGACCTGGTCCGCGCCGCGCGGCGCACGCTGCGGGCCATTTATCGCAACTTCGCCGCGTCGCTGGGTTACAATGCACTCGCCGTGGGCCTGGCGGCCTGCGGGGCGATCGATCCGCTGATCGCGGCGATTCTGATGCCGATCAGCTCGCTGACCGTGGTCAGCCTGTCCCTGGGCGCTCGCACGTTCGAGGATTCGCGATGAGCGTACTCTATATCGTCCTGCCGCTGGCGCTGGTCATGGCCGCCGGCGCCGTGGCGGCGTTCGTGTGGAGCGTGCACCGCGGACAATACGACGACCTGGAGACGCCTCCGGTGCGGATGCTGTTCGACGATCCCGTCGTCCGCCGCACGGACGATTCGCAGCCCCGGCCGTAACCCTTGGCAACGCGCCGCCCCGGGGGCCGGGCGCCGGTCCCAGCGAGGCGACGCAGGCTGCGCGACGCGATTCAGGCTGCGCCGCCGGCGCAGGGGAATGGCTGTGCAACGACCGCGCAGCGGCGCGCAAAAAAATCCGGGCTGGGCGGCCTTGCGACCACCCAGCCCGGCTCAATCATCGTTCAACCGTAGCTGCCCGGGGCTCGATCAGCCGCAGCAACGACGACGGCAACGCTTCTTGTGGCAGCCGCTGTCGCAAGCCGGCTCTTCACAGGCGGGGGCACAGGCCGAATCGCAGCCGCCGCACGCCGGGGCCTCGACCATGATGGTCTTTTCGACCATGTGGCAGACCTGAACGGTCACTTCCTTCTCGACCTGGTGGGGCACGCAGACCGTGTAGGTCATGGTCTTTTCGACCGGCACGCACACCGTCTTGCACACCGTCACTTCACGCGTCCGCGTTTCGGGGACCATCTTGCAGACTTGCACTTCCTTGGTCGCGTCTTCGTAGGTCATCGTGCACTTCTGCACCTTGCGCGTCCGCGTTTCGGAGACCATCTTGCAGACTTGCACTTCCTTGGTCGCGTCTTCGTAGGTCATCGTGCACTTCTGCACCTTACGGGTCTGCGTCTCGGGCTTCATCACCGTGCAGGTGTACTCGTAGGCCTGCTCGTCGACCTGACGCTCGTACACGGTGTAGGAGACTTCCTTCTGCACCATGTTCGGGACCCAAACCTTGCGGCATACCGTGGTCGTCGCACAGGCGCTGCCGCAGGCATCGCCACCGCAACCACCGCAAGCCGACGCACAACCACCGCAAGCGCTGGCGCAGCCGCCGCAAGCACTGGCGCAACCGCCACAGCTCGAGGCCGGGGCAGCGCAGGGCGCTTCAACTTGCTGCGTTTCCCAGTGACCCTCGTCGACACACACGGTGCGGGTCTTGGTGACCGGCACGCAGTGCACGACACAACGGGTGCCCGTACGCTTCTCTTCGTGCGGGACGCAAACCGTGTAGGTCTGCTCTTCCTCGGTCATCACGGGCTTGCAAACCTTGTACGTAACGGTCTTGGTCTCGGTGTGCGGGACGCAAACTGTGTAGGTCTGCTCTTCCTCGGTCATCACGGGCTTGCAGACCTTGTACGTGACGGTCTTGGTCTCGGTGTGCGGGACGCAAACCGTGTAGGTCTGCTGAACCTTTTCCTCTTGCACCTGCGCCGTCATGACCGTGCACGTCCGTGTCCGCTCTTCCTTCGTGTACTCGGTGACCATGACCTTGCGGGTCTCGGTCGTCATCTCCGGCACCATGATCTTCTTCTCGACCATGGTCGGAGCGCACGGCGCGGCCGGGGCGCATGCCGCGGTACCGCAAGCCGATTCGCACGGCGCACAACCCGTGTCGCAGGCTGGAGCGCAGCCGCCACACGGATTCTTCGCCAGCGCGTCGCTCGTGCATGCCACCAGGCACGCAGCGAGCATGAGGGCGAACGATCCAAACTTCATCGCATTTCTCCTACAGGAACCCAGCGAAAATAGAATGAGTGAAAGACGTAAACTCTGCTGGCTGGGCAAAGTTTTCAGGCGGACTGCGAATAGTTTACGTTGCTGGTGCACGTTCGCAAGGAGTTTGCAAGGAAAATCCGCCGCAGCGTGGCGCGCGTTGGCCAGGTCAATTTTTTTGACAATCGCGCACCACCGCGGCACGAAATCTGCCGTTTATGTGCGCGTGAACACTCACGGCGTCTGCCGCGCACCTAGGCGGCCATAGCGTGCCAATTCGGGCCAGAGCAGCGCCACGGCTGCGACCACGAGCACAGTGCCTGCGCCGCCGCTGACGACCGAAAAGACGGGCCCCAACCACTGTGCGACGAGACCCGACTCGAAGCCGCCCAATTCGTTGGAAGCCCCAATGAAGATGCTGTTTACGGCGGCTACCCGGCCGCGCATATCCTCGGGCGTAAGGATCTGAACGAGCGTTTGCCGA
This Pirellulales bacterium DNA region includes the following protein-coding sequences:
- a CDS encoding HAD-IC family P-type ATPase — translated: SAVLLADRQIALGDELAGHLPRLAAEGLTPVLIAVDGACVALAALGDELRADALPSVEALRALGWDVGILSGDHPLLVERVAREVGVDIAAARGGLSPEDKLAAVREYPAEQCVVMVGDGVNDSAALAAATVGVAVHGGAEVSLQAATVYLSRGELSGLVDLVRAARRTLRAIYRNFAASLGYNALAVGLAACGAIDPLIAAILMPISSLTVVSLSLGARTFEDSR
- the ccoS gene encoding cbb3-type cytochrome oxidase assembly protein CcoS is translated as MSVLYIVLPLALVMAAGAVAAFVWSVHRGQYDDLETPPVRMLFDDPVVRRTDDSQPRP